CACCGACGGCAGGGTGAACCAGAACTTGCTGCCGCCGCCCGCCGCCTCGTCGATGCCGATCTCGCCGCCCATCGCCTCAACCAGCTTCTTGGAGATCGCGAGGCCGAGGCCCGAACCGCCGAATTTGCGCGCATGGCTGGAATCGGCCTGGACGAATTCGCGGAAGATCTCGTCGCGCTTTTCCTTCGGCACGCCGACGCCGGTGTCGCGCACCTCGAATCTGAGGAAGCGGCGATCCGGACCGTCGACCACGCGCACCGAAAGCTCGACGCCGCCGCGCTCGGTGAACTTGACCGCGTTGCCGACCAGATTGGTCAGCACCTGGCGCAGCCGCACGCTGTCGCTGCGCACCACCGCCGGCACGGCGGGATCGACCACGGCGACGAGCTCGATGTCCTTGTCATGGGCGCGCGGGCAGGAGAGTTCGACCACGCCTTCAATCAGCGGGCGCAGATCGACCTCGTCGTCTTCCGGCGAGAAGGTGCCCGATTCGATCTTGGAGAAATCCAGGATGTCGCCGATCAGCGTGAGCAGGGCCTCGCCCGACTGGCTGATCGCCTCGACATAGGTGCGCTGCTCGGGCCGAAGCTCGGTTTCCAGCAGCAGCCGGGCCATGCCGAGCACGCCGTTCATCGGCGTGCGGATCTCGTGGCTCATCGTCGCCAGGAAGCCGGATTTGGCGCGGCTGCCGGCTTCCGCCTTGTCGCGCGCCTCGACGATCGCGTCTTCCAGGGCCTTGCGCTCGGTGATGTCGCGCCCGACGCTCTGGACTTCGACCAGCCGGCCTTGCGCATCGCGCACGGCGTAGTCTTCCAGGCGATCCAGCGCCAGCCATAGGCGGTGCGGACATGCTGGTCGTAGCGCACGCGGGCGCGGCCCGTCTCCAGGCCGGCGAAGCTGCCGAACAGGGGCGCCCGGCTCTCGGGATGCAGTTCCGGCGCGAAAGCGGCACCAGACAGCGCGGCGGGGATCGAGCCCGAACAGCTTGAAGAACGCGTCATTGCCATAGGTCAGCCGGCTGTCCGGGGCGCGGCGGAAGATGGCGTCGCCCTGCGCGTCGACCAGCGCCTTGTAGCGCGCCTCGCTCTGGTTGAGCCTGGCGTTGAACGCGGCGGCGGAGGCCAGCGACTGTTCCAGCCGGCCGCTCGCCGATTTGAGCTGTGCCGCCTGGCGGTCGAGAATCTCGGTGCG
Above is a window of Rhizomicrobium sp. DNA encoding:
- a CDS encoding ATP-binding protein produces the protein MRALRTSTGLIAFALLLVAFGDVVLHNRFTLMAPGWFAVLVAIVLSFLLHEFVVARQRTEILDRQAAQLKSASGRLEQSLASAAAFNARLNQSEARYKALVDAQGDAIFRRAPDSRLTYGNDAFFKLFGLDPRRAVWCRFRAGTASREPGAPVRQLRRPGDGPRPRALRPACPHRLWLALDRLEDYAVRDAQGRLVEVQSVGRDITERKALEDAIVEARDKAEAGSRAKSGFLATMSHEIRTPMNGVLGMARLLLETELRPEQRTYVEAISQSGEALLTLIGDILDFSKIESGTFSPEDDEVDLRPLIEGVVELSCPRAHDKDIELVAVVDPAVPAVVRSDSVRLRQVLTNLVGNAVKFTERGGVELSVRVVDGPDRRFLRFEVRDTGVGVPKEKRDEIFREFVQADSSHARKFGGSGLGLAISKKLVEAMGGEIGIDEAAGGGSKFWFTLPSVVVKPAPDSQAETLQGITIAIVTRNTMLRDGLAAQVRAVGGAVFNPNDGRRPDFMLIDAGTDSEPSPPGRARPRRAGPRRADAGGALAARCHARHGVRGLSGEAGAPVDPRCAAAPSGGEAPRSALPIHAAPRASFPMTAPARAEAPGAIRILLAEDNPINLMLTRELLRRRGHSVIEVTSGEAGGEGDGDRRIRHRADRHSHARHGRDRGDAGDPRL